The proteins below come from a single Procambarus clarkii isolate CNS0578487 chromosome 44, FALCON_Pclarkii_2.0, whole genome shotgun sequence genomic window:
- the LOC123745426 gene encoding probable RNA-directed DNA polymerase from transposon BS isoform X1 has translation MPLSSLFANQGLWEHPLRTFALFPSSCVCKLFERMVNVRLMWFLVHHYLLSPSQFGFRKCRSTTDVLVNLEVYIRTAFAAKTSVVAVLFDLEKAYDATWRYILSQLHSFGLRGHLPLFLCSFLSRRSFWVRLGAALSASFQQYEGVPQGSVLSTTLFLVALKGLLSSLPSSVFSALYVDDLTLCCQGDDSPLLQRRLQLAIDVVSSWATDHGFKFSTTKICAMTFTRKQVVLRPSLSLYGHPLEYKDSAKLLGSFLDTRLSWFPHISYLRVECSKALTLLRVLSHTSWGADRRTLLTLHSSLVLSKLDYGCPAYLSASPSTFCRLDALHHIGLRLSSGAFRSTPVLSL, from the coding sequence ATGCCgctgtcctccctgtttgcaaaccagggtctctgggaacatcccctaaggactttcgccctatttccctcaagttgtgtctgcaaactctttgaacgtatggttaacgttcgtctgatgtggttcctggtacACCattacctcctctccccttctcaatttggtttccgcaagtgccgcagcacgacagatgtcctggtgaacttggaggtctatattcgtactgcttttgctgcaaagacctccgttgttgctgtcctttttgacctggaaaaggcttacgacgccACTTGGCgatatattctatcccagcttcattcttttggccttcgtggtcatctccctctctttctctgcagcttcctctcacGTCGTTCGTTTTGGGTGCGGCTTGGCGCCGCTCTCTCTgcttcttttcagcaatacgaaggtgtgccccagggtagtgttctgagcactactctttttctggttgccctcaaaggtcttctttcctctcttccttcaagcgtcttctctgctctctatgtcgatgatcttaccctttgctgtcagggtgatgattcacctctccttcagcgccggcttcaacttgcaattgatgtcgtgtcgtcttgggccaccgatcatggcttcaagttctctactactaagatttgtgccatgacttttactcggaaacaggtcgttcttcgtccctctttgtcactttatggtcatccccttgagtacaaagattccgcgaagcttttggggtcattccttgacactcgtttgtcttggtttccccatatctcttacctccgtgttgagtgctctaaggcccttaccctccttcgggtattgtcccatacttcttggggagcggataggcgcactctccttactttacattcctctctcgtcctgtctaagctcgattatggttgccctgcttacttgtctgcttctccttctactttttgccgtcttgatgctttgcaccatattgggttgcgcctcagttctggtgcctttcgttcaactcctgtCCTCAGCTTGTAG